A genomic region of Ferroacidibacillus organovorans contains the following coding sequences:
- a CDS encoding redox-sensing transcriptional repressor Rex, whose protein sequence is MAFDRLPTVTARRLPLYYRYLQTLVALGKQRVSSAEVSAALHIDSATIRRDFSYLGELGRKGYGYNVDYLLRFLQEFLKQDEIVKVILVGVGNLGTALCRYDFYRSKQMNIVAAFDVDPLKIGQEIEGIPVFALKDLESFVKREGVEIAILAVPASSAQITADLVVGAGVLGILNFTPRPLSVPPDVRVHHIDVTTELQILVYYLKRGQRQDDPRDDA, encoded by the coding sequence ATGGCGTTTGATCGCTTGCCGACCGTCACTGCCAGAAGGTTGCCATTATATTATCGCTATCTGCAAACCTTGGTTGCGCTCGGCAAACAGCGTGTGTCCTCGGCTGAAGTAAGTGCTGCGCTGCATATTGATTCGGCGACCATTCGCCGGGATTTTTCGTATTTGGGAGAGCTCGGGCGAAAGGGATACGGGTATAACGTCGATTACTTGCTACGGTTTTTGCAGGAGTTTCTTAAACAAGACGAGATTGTCAAAGTGATCTTGGTCGGTGTCGGAAATCTCGGCACGGCACTTTGTCGCTATGATTTTTATCGCAGCAAACAGATGAATATCGTCGCAGCGTTTGATGTCGATCCGCTCAAGATCGGACAAGAGATTGAAGGCATTCCCGTCTTTGCGTTAAAAGATCTGGAGTCGTTTGTAAAGCGGGAGGGTGTCGAGATTGCCATTCTCGCGGTTCCGGCGTCCTCGGCGCAAATTACGGCAGACCTTGTCGTTGGCGCAGGCGTGCTTGGTATCTTGAATTTTACGCCGCGTCCGCTCTCCGTTCCTCCTGACGTGCGGGTTCACCACATTGATGTGACGACGGAATTGCAAATCCTTGTGTATTATCTGAAACGCGGTCAGCGTCAGGATGATCCGCGAGACGATGCGTAG
- the tatA gene encoding twin-arginine translocase TatA/TatE family subunit has product MLGNIGLSGLILILIVALLVFGPSKLPDMGKALGKSLREFKDATRDLRDDTPQQATRKEE; this is encoded by the coding sequence ATGCTGGGAAACATTGGTCTTTCTGGTCTCATTCTCATTTTAATTGTGGCGCTTCTCGTGTTTGGACCGAGCAAACTCCCGGATATGGGAAAAGCGCTCGGCAAATCGCTGCGTGAGTTCAAGGATGCGACGCGCGATCTTCGCGATGACACGCCACAACAGGCGACGCGCAAAGAAGAGTAG
- the tatC gene encoding twin-arginine translocase subunit TatC: MQRRFVPHLEELRKRIIFVLAFFLISLIGSLTFVNPLYHVLTKTAGNVPLAVLGPGDIVSIYFMIGGICALVFTTPFLFWQLWLFVSPGLQAKEKRYAAQLIAPITFMFLLGISFGYFLVFPEVYHFLQRLGHQTFRFFITATEYFSFMTNIVLPFGFFFELPVVVVFLTRIGILTPGVMRKFRRFAYFGCVVLGTLISPPELISHLSVTVPLILLYEFSIFLSAAAYRKRQQAEAWWREDKPAPRDEQRVATKNAQTDFSSLSSPENHSASAPVKHAPSAPVMEEPGVQEAGGIGLSSVEDRVLHLDEEANDSLGEADTFAHAQIEQEGTAFLTEHLEQGPAFARRPGIDLDVRE; this comes from the coding sequence TTGCAACGACGTTTTGTGCCGCACCTGGAAGAACTGCGCAAGCGCATTATTTTTGTGCTTGCCTTTTTTTTGATTTCTTTGATCGGCAGTCTCACGTTTGTCAATCCACTGTATCACGTTCTCACGAAAACGGCGGGGAATGTTCCGCTCGCGGTGCTAGGACCTGGCGATATCGTCAGCATCTATTTCATGATTGGCGGGATATGCGCGTTGGTGTTCACGACGCCGTTTCTCTTTTGGCAATTGTGGCTTTTCGTGTCGCCGGGTCTTCAAGCAAAAGAAAAACGCTATGCCGCACAGTTGATTGCGCCGATTACGTTTATGTTTCTGCTTGGCATCAGTTTTGGATACTTTCTCGTCTTTCCCGAGGTGTACCACTTTTTACAGCGCCTTGGGCATCAGACGTTTCGTTTTTTTATCACAGCAACTGAATACTTTAGTTTTATGACGAACATCGTCTTGCCGTTCGGCTTCTTTTTTGAATTGCCTGTCGTTGTGGTGTTTCTTACGCGTATCGGCATTCTGACGCCGGGGGTCATGCGCAAGTTTCGCCGTTTTGCCTATTTTGGCTGCGTCGTTCTGGGGACGCTCATCAGCCCGCCTGAGCTTATCTCCCATCTGAGCGTCACGGTTCCGCTCATTCTGTTGTACGAGTTCAGTATTTTTCTCTCCGCCGCTGCGTATCGCAAGCGACAGCAGGCAGAGGCCTGGTGGCGTGAGGACAAGCCTGCGCCGCGTGACGAGCAGCGTGTGGCCACCAAAAACGCGCAGACAGATTTTTCTTCTCTCTCATCCCCTGAAAATCATTCAGCGTCTGCACCTGTTAAGCACGCACCGTCTGCCCCTGTCATGGAAGAGCCTGGCGTGCAAGAGGCAGGAGGGATTGGTCTGTCCTCAGTCGAGGATCGTGTTCTGCACTTAGATGAAGAGGCCAATGATTCATTAGGTGAAGCGGACACATTTGCACATGCGCAGATTGAGCAGGAGGGAACAGCTTTTCTGACTGAGCATCTGGAGCAGGGTCCGGCGTTTGCGCGGCGACCGGGGATTGATCTTGATGTGCGTGAATAG